In the genome of Rhodoplanes sp. Z2-YC6860, one region contains:
- a CDS encoding response regulator transcription factor, whose protein sequence is MSAPRILCIEDHPDTADLISEVLQDEGFDVTVAGTASDGLDALHPRPDLVLCDIDLPDMSGLDLLARIRSGKVLPVTLPFIFVTAFSQRGHQMQARQLGCDDYVTKPIDFELLLAIIRHRLSGQAERPQDSTNYRLTERELESLTWAARGKSSADIAVILKIAERTVNFHMDNAMRKLGVATRIQAAVKCAMLGLISP, encoded by the coding sequence GTGTCTGCGCCGCGTATTCTCTGTATCGAGGATCATCCCGATACGGCCGACCTCATCAGCGAAGTCCTCCAAGACGAGGGCTTCGATGTGACCGTTGCGGGGACCGCATCGGACGGCCTCGATGCGCTGCACCCGAGACCGGACCTCGTCCTGTGCGATATCGACCTGCCCGACATGTCCGGGCTCGATCTTCTGGCCAGGATCAGAAGCGGGAAGGTCCTCCCGGTGACGCTGCCGTTTATTTTCGTGACGGCGTTCTCGCAACGCGGTCACCAGATGCAGGCGCGTCAGCTTGGCTGCGACGACTATGTGACCAAGCCGATCGATTTCGAACTGTTGCTGGCGATCATTCGGCATCGGCTGTCTGGCCAGGCCGAGCGCCCGCAGGACAGCACGAACTATCGGCTGACCGAGCGCGAGTTGGAGTCTTTGACATGGGCGGCGCGCGGCAAATCGTCGGCCGACATCGCGGTGATTCTGAAAATTGCCGAACGGACGGTCAACTTTCACATGGACAACGCCATGCGGAAGCTTGGGGTGGCGACCCGCATCCAGGCGG
- a CDS encoding sensor histidine kinase, protein MDHRLTSETPARWMTRVRTIAFGTLVLVAALMAGVFVFDILTPPDDVSICFIYAVLIPLAIFSFHRAAYACAALATSLSVLGAFFQPPHDQLPLVFFTNRAIAIVAQWLVAFLVTSRQELEAKIRSEYEAERTKADTSRRFVDMLTHEIGTSLTLIDGQAYRLKKLAASDDEGVTTRAEKIHSAVKHIDVVIRQVQAASEAAQASDQFEPGDVNLASLIGDLVVQLKGDREIQTDIGSLPPVVRGNSDMLQQVVANILSNALKYSPEHTAISVWGRAEADSAILSITDRGRGIPPAEKSSLFEPYYRASNSRGVPGTGIGLYVVRRYVSAHGGAIEIESDLDVGTTLTVRLPIGD, encoded by the coding sequence ATGGACCATCGTCTGACATCCGAAACGCCTGCCCGCTGGATGACGCGGGTCAGAACCATCGCGTTTGGCACGCTGGTTCTCGTCGCCGCGCTGATGGCTGGCGTTTTCGTCTTCGATATTCTCACGCCGCCGGACGACGTGTCGATCTGCTTCATCTATGCGGTTCTGATTCCGCTTGCGATCTTCTCCTTCCATCGGGCCGCCTATGCCTGCGCGGCGTTGGCAACCTCGCTGTCGGTGCTCGGCGCGTTTTTCCAGCCGCCCCATGACCAGTTGCCGCTGGTGTTTTTCACCAACCGGGCCATCGCCATCGTGGCGCAGTGGCTCGTCGCCTTTCTCGTGACCAGCCGTCAGGAGTTGGAGGCGAAGATCCGTTCCGAATACGAAGCCGAGCGCACCAAAGCCGACACCAGCCGCCGCTTCGTCGACATGCTGACGCACGAGATCGGCACGTCGCTGACCCTGATCGATGGCCAGGCCTATCGCCTCAAGAAGCTGGCAGCGTCGGACGACGAAGGGGTCACGACGCGCGCCGAAAAGATTCATAGCGCCGTGAAGCACATCGATGTGGTGATCCGTCAGGTGCAGGCCGCCTCCGAAGCCGCTCAGGCGTCGGATCAGTTCGAGCCGGGAGACGTCAATCTCGCTTCGCTGATCGGCGATCTCGTCGTCCAGCTCAAGGGCGACCGGGAAATCCAGACGGATATCGGATCCTTGCCGCCTGTCGTGCGCGGCAACTCCGACATGCTCCAGCAGGTCGTGGCCAATATCCTGTCCAACGCCCTGAAATATTCGCCGGAGCATACCGCGATCTCGGTGTGGGGCCGCGCGGAAGCAGATTCTGCCATTCTGTCGATCACCGACCGGGGACGCGGCATTCCGCCCGCCGAGAAGTCGAGCCTGTTTGAGCCGTATTATCGCGCGAGCAACAGCCGCGGGGTTCCGGGGACGGGGATTGGACTTTACGTGGTGCGTCGTTATGTAAGCGCTCACGGGGGCGCGATCGAAATCGAGAGCGATCTGGACGTCGGCACGACACTCACCGTGCGTCTGCCGATCGGAGACTGA